One Streptosporangium becharense genomic window, GGGGCGGCGGACACCGGGCTGACCGTCGACGACAACCTGGTGCTCGCCCTGCGCGGGCGCCTGATCGAGGCGTCCGGCCGCCGGGTGCTGGAGGCGTTCGCCGCCGAGACGGCCGTGGTGCTCCGGCAGCGGCGGCTGGCCGAGCAGGCCGAGCGGACCAGGCCGCTGGCCGAGGCCGACCGCATGCGCACCGCCCTGCTCAACGCCGTCAGTCACGACCTGCGCAGCCCGCTGGCCTCGGCCAGGGCCGCCGTGGAGAGCCTGGCGAACGACGAGGTGCGGTGGAGCGAGGAGGACCGTGCCGAACTGCTGTCCATGGCCGGGGAGTCCCTGGTCAAGCTGGACCGCCTGGTCGCCAACCTGCTGGACATGAGCCGCCTGCAGGCGGGCGTCCTCGGCCTCAGCGCGCACCCGGTGGCGCTGGAGGAGGTCGTGCCCCGGGCGGTGGACGACCTGGGCCCGTTGCGCGACCGCGTCGAGAGCGGCGTCTCCGCCGAACTGCCCGAGGTCGTCGCCGACCCGGCCCTGCTGGAGCGCGTCCTGGTCAATGTGATGTCCAACGCCGTACGCCACAGTCCTCCGGGGAGGAAGGTCCTGATCACCGCGAGCCACCACGGCGAGCACGTCGAGATCCGCGTCGCCGACCGCGGTCCCGGCATCCCGCCGGCCGACCACGAGCGCGTCTTCCTGCCCTTCCAGCGGCTGGGCGACCGCGACACCCACACCGGCGTCGGGCTCGGGCTGGCGCTGTCGCGCGGGCTGACCGAGGCCATGGGGGGTACGCTCGTTCCCGACGAGACGCCCGGCGGCGGCCTCACCATGGTCCTCACCCTTCCCGCCGTCCCACCTCCGGACGGCGCCCCTCCCCCGGACGCCCTCCCCTCCCGCGACCCCCACCCGGACGCCCTCCCCTCCGGTCCCTCCGGCGACCCCCGCCCGGACGCCCTTCCCTCCGGCGCGGACGCACCGGACGCCCCTGCCGAGGAGCACACGTGACACGCGTTCTCGTCGTCGACGACGAACCCCAGATCCTCCGCGCGCTGCGGATCAACCTTCTCGCCCGCGACTACGAGGTGGCGGTCGCCGCCGACGGGGGGTCGGCGCTGCGCCAGGCCGCCGACTGGCACCCCGACCTGGTCATCCTCGACCTGGGCCTGCCCGACCTCGACGGGGTGGACGTCATCCGCGGCCTGCGCGGCTGGACCGCCGTCCCGATCATCGTGCTGTCCGGGCGGACGGACAGCACCGACAAGGTCGGCGCGCTGGACGCCGGGGCGGACGACTACGTCACCAAGCCCTTCGGCGTCGACGAACTGCTCGCCCGCGTCCGCGCCGTCACCCGCCGCACCGCGTCCCAGGAGGCGGAACCCACCCTGGTCCGCGTCGGCGGCCTCGAGGTCGACCTCGTCGGCAAGACCGTCTCCGACGGCACCAGACTGACCCGCACCGAGTGGCACCTGCTGGAGATCCTGCTGCGCAACCCCGGCAAGCTCATCACCCAGCGGCAGCTGCTGACCACGGTGTGGGGTGAGGCGTATCTCAAGGAGACCCACTACCTGCGCCAGTACATGGTCCAGCTGCGCAGGAAGCTGGAGCCCGACCCCGCCAACCCGGTCCATCTGCTCACCGAACCGGGCATGGGGTACCGGTTCCAGCCCCGGCCGGGGTCCGCGAACCCGTGACCCCGCCGATGCCCGGCCCCGGGCCGGTGTCCGCCCGTTCCCGCTCCGGTCCCGTACAGACGCCCACCGTTCCGGCCCCGCGCAGGGTCCGCTCCGGTCATGCGCGGGTGCCCGCCGCGGTTCCGTCCCGTTCCCGCCGGGGCACACCGCGGCGACCGTCGCAGGGCCACGCGCTCAGGCGTCGTACGGCGGGGCCGTCGACCGGCGGACGATCAGCTCGATGGGGCCGTCCAGGACCTCCTCGACGCTCTCGTCCGGCCTGAGGCCGCCGAGCAGGGCCACCCCCCTCCTGCCGAGCTCCTCCAGGGGCATCCGGACGCTGGTGAGGGGCGGGGCCAGGTAGCTGGCGAGGTCGAGATCGTGCACGGCGACCATGGAGATCTGGCGGGGGATCTCCAGCCCGGCCGCCCGGACCGTGTCCATCGCGCCGATGGCGGAGGCGACGTTGGCGACGAAGACCGCGGTGGGCGGTTCGGGGGCGGCGAGCAGCGCGGCCATCGCGGCGGCGCCGCCCGCGGGGGTGTAGTCGGCCGCGACGACCGGGCCGAC contains:
- a CDS encoding response regulator, encoding MTRVLVVDDEPQILRALRINLLARDYEVAVAADGGSALRQAADWHPDLVILDLGLPDLDGVDVIRGLRGWTAVPIIVLSGRTDSTDKVGALDAGADDYVTKPFGVDELLARVRAVTRRTASQEAEPTLVRVGGLEVDLVGKTVSDGTRLTRTEWHLLEILLRNPGKLITQRQLLTTVWGEAYLKETHYLRQYMVQLRRKLEPDPANPVHLLTEPGMGYRFQPRPGSANP